The following are encoded together in the Oncorhynchus nerka isolate Pitt River linkage group LG25, Oner_Uvic_2.0, whole genome shotgun sequence genome:
- the LOC115109187 gene encoding sphingosine 1-phosphate receptor 4-like, which yields MSSLSSSTSCPYLYLWSSSITNNSSRSSISNNVILEHYNHTGRLQHRGPRQGGLSLGASLSLFISILIILENLLVLVAVLSRIRNSHRWVYVCIANITLSDLLAGAAYVVNICMSGSHTFRLSPALWLFREGVMFVTLAASIFSLLLIAVERYTAMMKPLHQKSARKTCRIYGLVALCWILAFAIGFLPLLGWNCVCSLESCSTLLPLYSKSYIFFSLLIFSLILLAIGVLYGAIYCHVRSSAKVGSQRSRKRSLGLLKTVISIVGVFIMCWGPLFALLLLDFFCVSRQCAPLFSADWVIALAVLNSALNPVIYALGSTELRKAIAGLLCCCCLRAGLCHPDAFVSKETSSTGSTRHSSLRNSFNKVRSFSISPPPAPKAPKKSRLSSTTSCLSVSSG from the coding sequence ATGTCCTCCCTGAGCTCCTCAACCTCCTGCCCCTACCTGTACCTCTGGAGTAGCAGCATCACCAACAACAGCAGTAGAAGCAGTATTAGCAACAATGTGATCCTGGAGCACTACAACCACACAGGGCGCCTGCAGCACCGCGGGCCCCGCCAAGGTGGCCTGAGCTTGGGCgcgtccctctccctcttcatcagCATCCTCATCATCCTGGAGAACCTGCTGGTCCTGGTGGCCGTGCTCTCCAGGATCCGCAACAGCCACCGCTGGGTCTACGTGTGCATCGCCAACATCACCCTCAGTGACTTGCTGGCTGGGGCGGCCTACGTGGTCAacatctgcatgtctggcagcCATACATTCAGACTGAGCCCAGCTCTGTGGCTGTTCAGGGAAGGGGTGATGTTTGTGACCTTGGCTGCCTCGATCTTCAGCCTGCTGCTGATAGCAGTGGAGCGCTACACCGCTATGATGAAGCCGCTGCACCAGAAGTCAGCCAGGAAGACATGTCGTATCTACGGCCTGGTGGCGCTGTGCTGGATCCTGGCCTTCGCCATCGGCTTCCTCCCCCTGCTGGGATGGAACTGCGTGTGCAGCCTGGAGAGCTGCTCCACCCTGCTGCCGCTCTACTCCAAGAGCTACATCTtcttctctctgctcatcttctccctCATCCTGCTGGCCATCGGTGTGCTCTACGGCGCCATCTACTGCCACGTGCGCAGCAGCGCCAAGGTGGGATCCCAGCGCAGCCGCAAGCGATCCCTGGGGCTCCTGAAGACGGTAATCTCCATCGTGGGTGTGTTCATCATGTGCTGGGGCCCTCTgttcgccctgctgctgctggacTTTTTCTGTGTGTCGCGGCAGTGTGCGCCCCTCTTCAGTGCCGACTGGGTCATTGCTCTGGCCGTGCTCAACTCTGCTCTGAACCCTGTCATCTACGCCCTGGGTAGCACAGAGCTGAGGAAGGCCATCGCAgggctgctgtgctgctgctgcctcaGGGCAGGCCTCTGTCACCCTGATGCCTTCGTGTCCAAGGAGACCAGCAGCACGGGGAGCACCAGGCATAGTAGCCTGAGGAACAGTTTCAATAAGGTCAGGAGTTTCAGTATCAGCCCCCCGCCTGCACCCAAGGCCCCCAAGAAGAGCCGCCTCAGCTCCACCACCAGCTGCCTGTCTGTGTCGAGCGGTTAG